A window of Phaseolus vulgaris cultivar G19833 chromosome 4, P. vulgaris v2.0, whole genome shotgun sequence genomic DNA:
TGAAAAGTAAATATAATCTTAAGAAATCACTTGTGTGTATTTGTTgatattaatttgaaaatttgaatattttaaaacataaatctttattgctATATTTATTGGTATGGATCGAACGGTCAACACCATGACTCAATTTCTACAATTGAACCGACCGAATGACATACATCCGTACGGGTCGATCGAATCCCTTGATCCATTAACCTTCAAATAAAGGTTAGTAAGACTAAActaccattaagaattaggtaatacgtTCATAAGTACGACCTATTTCACTAATTCGGCCCAACAAAGTAaactcattaaaataatatgaataggtatagtatGTTCTAAGAACAAGGTACATCATTAATTACTGTACTATGTCAAACCCCCCTTTACTGACATGAGCGTCGGGGTGACTTCTGTAAGTACTCCCATTCAACATTCTCCTTGAAGACTGAGTGACCGAGCAACCAAGACTTAAAGGAGTAGCACGAAAACTATAAAAGTTAGCTAAAATACGAGCTGACCGACcagtagaaaaaagaaaaatgaagttAGTCAATTATTATTTAGGTCTCATTTCCCAACACTATATATATTTAAAGCATGATAGAAGAATATcatattattcaattattttatgtactgattaattttgaaaaatatattaaataattattttattattattactagcaaaaatacatatatttttctttgtatttgtatttattattattattattattaatatactattatatatattcgtattttttaaatattaaatattatttaaaaaatagaaacattttgtatattttaacatataattttaataattaaattattattaaaaaatatattaataaatttaaatttatagtacaataaacataattatattaaagtAATTATAcctattattttcaataataactaattttgatTAAGTTACATCATACTAACTACTAATTAACTAATTTTGTTTAAGTTACACCATACTAACAACTAAGTTCTAATTACgtgaaaatattaaaactaaactgttaatatttaaattattttttaaatgatcataaatttaaaatggaataactaaattttctttcttttcctgcATCTGGCAGCTCCTGATTATGTCCCTGCACAGGGTACGGATTCCATTACTTCCCCTTTCAGAAAGATAaaacctctctctctctctctctctctctctctctctctctctatctccATTTTGTGCTTATCCATCACTGAACATTCTTTTCTTTCATGAACCTCAATCTATCCAACTACGGATTCTTTTCTTTGTGATGATCCAAGTTATCCACTTGTTCGATATTTTGTTGCAATGGGGTGGTTCACAATCCCTTCTTTCTCTGAGATCGTAAAAATCTCTCAATTTCAAGCTAGCCCATTTGCCAAAGTTGAGATTTTCATGCGCTTAGAGGTAGGTCACTTGGGTTTTGTTCGGTGCTGCTTAATGGGGTCACCTCTGATTGAATGTCTGGCTAATTCATTTGTTTGTATGAATTTAGGAGGACGATGATCATTGATGAGTTTGTGCAAGTGAAATCGTAATTGTGTGTGTTTGCTTTCTGTTGAAATTGAAATAGTTAAGCATTCTATTTGTTCTCAATTTGCATTTGCTTCTGTGAGTTAGTGGCACGTTGATTATAGAATGTAAATGTTTCACAGATTAACTTATGAACTTCAGTTTTTATGGCAACTTTCTCTTCTGACTTCTCGAGAAGTTGAgacggattttttttttaatggagGAAGTCtaattcattttcttcttcttccttaaGTGCTTATTGAGAATTTTGTTTTCCATTTTAAGAATTGTTTGTAGTATGAAAGTGTGACCACTCTGTTCCAACTGAAATATTTTAAGTTATGCTGATGGGGTTGGATAGGTTGAGCTTTTTTGGGTTGGTACTTGGTAGTTTGGTTTTATAGTTTTGAGGATTCAATTTGGTGGGACTTATTTCATTGGTAACCTTTGTGTTTCAGTAAAGACAAGAACTTTAAGATCGATTGGATATTGGATATCTTGTTTTCCAATCCCGATAAGATCTTGAGGTGAAAACAGATGGCTGTAGGCAGCAAAACCAGAAATATGTTTGAAGGTTTGGTAAAAGAAGGGTCATTTAAATGGTTGCTTGGCAAGAAAAGTTACTTTGATGAAGAATTGGAAGAGATGGAAAATTCTCCTTCTGCGGGAAGGAATTTTATACGAGAGCTCTCTCCTGTTGCAAACCTAGTTGTTCGTAGATGCTCAAAGTAAGTGCGATTCTGTACATATTAGCTTGTTTACTTGGGAATTATTGCTTCATAATCACTTTTCAAATTTCAGTCTTGTTGGATTTTGTATGAGTATTAAGTAGCATTGGACCTTCCCCTGTTTATTGTTTGACACAAATTGATTGGGAATTCAACTgtaataagaaaaacaaataatgCAGAATCCTTAGAACCTCTTCAAGTGATCTTCAGGAGAGCTTCAATCAGGAGGCTTCTGATTCTATAAAGCATCGATCACGATATGCAAGGAACTTATTGGAGTATTGCTGTTTCAAGGCACTTTTCCTGACTACACAAATGACTGGTCATCTCTTTGATAAAACATTCCGGCGTTTGACATTCGACATGATGTTGGCTTGGGAAGCCCCTGCTGCTGACAGCCAACCTTTAACTCATGTATGATTTTTCAAAGTACAATATGTTGAGATTGATTTTATCAGGAAACTTGCCTAATACCCTTTTTGTTGTTAATACTGGTGGgctttatacaataaaatgagAAATATGGTTCAAAGAAATGAATAACTAGAATATTCTTagattaataacattttttgcTTTGTTAGTTATGTCAGTTCATTTATATGGATAAACACAAATTATACTCAAAATATCTTCTTTGGTATTCTCTGAACTTGGATAGTTTGTGAGTTTCCATTGTTATGTGCATACAAATggatataattattaattgtaTGTCCTCCTAATGATCTATATTCGTGTCTTATATGCATACTATACTATAGGTTTGTTTGTGTTATCTTTAGTAATTTGGTCTTTCTAAAGATTGACGGGTGTCTAACATTCTAGAAGGTTGACGAGGACATATCTGTTGGTTTAGAAGCTTTCTGTCGAATAGCCCCTTCAATTCCAATCATTGCCAATGTCATCATTAGTGAAAATCTTTTTGAGGCGCTGAGTTCATCAACTGGTGGTCGCCTTCAGTTCCCCATCTATGACAAGTACCTCAGTGGCTTAGAAAGGTTTGATATTATACCttgaaagttgaaaatacaatgtatctttttcttttgtctGGTATTCCTTTGACTTCCAAGTTTCATTTATACAAGCCATTTTTGCTGCTTTTTTTGTAAGGgcatgtttgattttttttctctcatctcatctcctttcttcattttttGGGGGCAGGGCATAGGACATGGGACATATTTGTCAGTAGGAGTGCTGACAAATATTATTTCACACTTGATTCATAGTTTAAAAGGAAACTGgctggatatatatatatatatatttatatatatgtatgtgtatatatatatatagatatatatatgtatgtatgcatatatgtatatatgtatgtatgtatatatatatatatgtatgtatgtatatatatatatgtatgtatatatatatatatatgtatgtatgtatatatatgtgtgtgtatgtgTGTAGATCGGTTATACACCCTTCCCtagttttataaaattctaCCTAGGTAGTGTATGACCTAGCATTTTGggttttatttctttaaaatagaAACTCCTACAATTAGCttagcttctatagaagctcTCTTGTTTTGGCTTAATTTCTCCTTTTAGGGTGAGAAGCACAAAAAGTGTTGGTTCAGATGCTACTCTGGCTCTGAAAAGGATGAAGACATTTAAGTTTTTAGCACATTTAAGATCAGACCTTCTAATAcaaactgctatagagaattttaagaataaaaatctATTGAACAGAAATATTAGAATTTATTGCGAAATCACAAGAGAATCAACTAAAAGGAATTTAGTCTTCCATATGGAGGCAAATGAAAGAATtacaaaggaaaaataaatttaggtCTAAGAGTGCTTTTCTTCGCGCTTTGCATCATGTTTGCGTCGAGTTTCATAGTAGTTTTAGAGTTATCAATTGCTTAAGTTCCTTCTAATTGTTCTTAACTTTTTGAAGTGTTCCTATATTTTTCTGAAATAATTTAGTGGAATCCCTCCCATCTATTTTCTGCAATGATTATCCTATGAATTTATAAGAGAATAAAACTGTGGGAGGGTTGGCTTAGAAGAATATGGATAGTACTGCTCTTCTTTACTTGTTGAAATTTCAAGTACATGGAATGTGAAAGAGAGCTAGAGAGGAGACCATATGAAAATATAGTTTAGTATTAAGCTTTGTATATTATGATCGGAGGCATAACACCTCTACAATTGTCCCTTCAGCTTCAGCACTTTTTTAGTAAGGCATCTTTGCTTGTGtattttatttcatctttggttattgaaaaaatacatatatttctTGTTAGGATATAGAATAAAGGGAATTAGAGTAGTTACTTATTAGAGAAACATCCTATCTATAAATAGGAAGATACTAGGGTAAAGGGGAAGCATTCAGATTAGTATACCTTTGTGGGAATAGAGCAGTAGCACCCTTGTAAAGGGGAAGCCCTCAGAGGAGGAAGTACTCTCCTATTTCTTGTTCTTTACATCCTATTCAATAAAATCTGTCATTTCTTTCCCATTCTCATTTCTTGGTTCCTAACAACATTAATAGCATAGATAGCattgaaaaaaattcattaaaagcTTTTAGATCTACTTAAAATTCAGCGCAGTTTTTCAGAAGTAGTTTTAGAGAAATTTATGGACCCTTAGATTTAATGGTTGTGCCAACAGCACTAAGAAGAGGATAGGGCAGAGAGTAGTTAGTAGTTAGAAATAGTTGTTGATTAAAGCTGTAGAGGCAGGGAATTAGGTTAAATGCTTAAATATGAGAGGATAGATGCAGGGGCATTCTTTTTTGTCATAATTTGAGAACTGGGCTTTAGCGCTATTGTTGAAAGGGAAAATCCTTAGAAGGAGAATTTTTCCATAGTTTCTTTGTTTATAATTCAATAAAGattaccaaaatatttttttccttttttctttttttccccATCTCTATATTTCTCTCTCTGAAAACTCAGAAGCCACTTTTGGGTTCCTTTAACAATAGGAAAAGGGTTAGTGCAGTTTTACTGTATCCTTTAACACGGGAAAAGGTGATGATGTTGTTTAAAGACTCAAGACAGTCTAGCTTATTATTTGAGAAATTTCTCCTCATATTAGCTCACGAGCACCTTATTAAGTTTGTAATGAAAATTAAGGCAAGTGTACGCCCATAAATGTGATGGTTATCTGTCAGAAAGAAAGGCTTGTGGACTGAAGTCTAGGTCCATTGCTTATAATCACACGATGATTTAATGAATTTTcagtttagttttttattttatagttgTTAATTTCAAAGATCGAGCTCCTGTATTTATCTGCTTCAGTTTCTGATGCAACAGTCTGttgttttcttgtatttttaGTATGTGATCAGTGGTATGCACAATTTTTTTGTGtgcataattatttaatttttttttaacagagctataagaaaaatgaagagcAATTCAGATTTGTCTCTCTTGGCTGCTGTAAGATCCTCTAGAGGAGAGAAGATTCTCGAGGTTGATGGAACAGTCACAACACAGCCAGTCCTTGAGCATGTAGGAATATCCACCTGGCCTGGTAAGTGTGCAAAAAAGATACATTTATCAGCCATGTTTCTTAAACACATGCTCCaccaatttattttatatatttggtgATAAAGTAGGAGTATGCATTGTTTATCCTTAACTTTTCTCTTTGTGGCATGATGCAGGAAGGTTAATCCTGACAGATCATGCACTTCATTTTGAAGCACTTCGTGTTGTATCCTATGACAAACCAAAAAGATATGACTTATCAGAAGATCTTAAACAAGTTGTTAAACCTGAGTTGACTGGACCATGGGGTACTCGACTTTTTGACAAGGCAGTGTTCTATAGTTCATCATCCCTGTAAGTaatttaacaattataactacTTCTGAAAATTTATCTTGCTATTAACTTTGAAAAGTACTTCTCTTGTAGATCAGAACCCGTTGTACTAGAGTTTCCAGAACTTAAAGGTCATGCACGTCGTGATTATTGGTTAGCTATCATCCAAGAGATTCTGTATGTTCACAGATTCATAAGAAAATATGGAATTAAAGGGGTTGCACGGGATGAAGTGCTTTGGAAGGCTGTTTTAGGAATTTTGCGATTACAAGCTATTCAGGATATTGGTTCCCCGATTCCTATACAGAATGATGCTCTTCTCATGTTTAATTTATGTGATCAGCTTCCAGGTGGAGACTTGATATTAGAAACCCTTGCAAATATGCAAAACATAAGAGAGTCAGATCGTCAGAATGATTTAAAGGGTGGTAGTGGAATGCATTCTATCTCAGCCTTGGACATGGTTTCTAACTTAGGATTTGTATTTGGAGCAAGTTCAAACAATTCAAATGAGAGCAGGATTGCAGTGGGTGAAATATCTGTTGGAGAAATGACTGAATTAGAAATAGCGGTTAAAGAATCTAAAAACAATCATAAAAAGGTTATATCTGCACAAGCAACAGTTGATGGTGTTAAAGTTGACGGCATTGACACGAATTTAGCTGTCATGAAGGTACTATTTTAGTATTCTCTTTATAACCCTTTAGTCAAACTGTGCTATACACTGtagaataataaattttagaacAGTTAACCTAGCTTAAGTATTATCCTATTCTGAGACTTATCATTTCACCTACTTTCAGGAGTTACTTTTTCCTATAAATGAACTTGGGAAGTCTCTTCAATCTTTGGCTTATTGGGATGATCCGAGGAAGTCTTTCgggttttgtttgtttttcagTTACATCATTTACAGGTAAAACTTCTTTAGATCAAGTAATATTCTGTTCATCTGTATTTTGTTGAGAGACAGGAGAgagagaatatattttttaaaattgttatagAAATTTGAGAAGTAATTTTCAGGGGGAAATTCTGGATGATTTGCTATGGGATACTATTTGTTATAATAAAAGGGGTTGGGAATAACTCAACAAACATTGAACATGAATTCTTTTTTGGGTTTCTTTTACACCATTTGGACTCTGCTTGGGTAGAACTAAGAGCAGCAAAGCTTTTCCTACCAAGTTGCAACATTGAATAAGCATTTATGTAGCTTGGTAAGAATTCATAGATTCAGAAGTTATAGGCTTGAGTTGTTGAAATTATAGGGCTTTAATGTAGAGGAGGAAAGAGGAACAGAGATCGAATAATTTGAAATTGTTGTTGATCTGATCCGATGCAATTTGATGTAATATAGAAGACAAAGCACCAGCCTCTAGTTATATTAATCTTGGTTTCTTTGTGAAAACCCATGCTAAGAGATCGTGTAAGATACTCCAAAATGTTTTCTTGATATTCATTATAACATGATTCTTATGAATCATATCTAAGCAATTTTCaatctaatttataatataacagAACAGTGATATTCCTTTAAGATGATTTCCTCATAAATTGATCTGGAAACCAATGTTACCTACCTTACCAGTAACCCTCCCCATTAAACATGCCAGGCTCTCTCACACATCCTTATCCTCTCTCCCCCCTAACTGTCTTCTCtgccatcaatctttggtataCTCCATTTTTCTAGTTCACAATCTTTGGTATCACTTTATTGTACATGTTATCATATGATGCAGTTTTtcagtttcttttcttctttatataaGAAACACCAATATTTTATGTGAGGGAAAAACACAGAAAATTGAATATTCAGAACTTGTttgatttaaaaacaaaatacttTCTTTGTTATTATTTACAGAGTCACAATGtcactttgttttcttttagtttcatattttcaaacaaTGTATCAAGAAATGGTGAAatcagaaaatattttattcaaaccAAGCCCTTCAGTTCTCATTTTCAGCATTCCTTTTGGTGCTCGTTGTGATCACAGACTTCCCTTGTTTTGTTGACTAAGATAATCTGATTACTGCAGGGATTGGCTTGGCTATGCGGCAGCACTGGTGCTTGTGTTATTTGCTGTTTTTATGATAATTACTCGATATTTTAGCGAAGATAGGTCAGTTCCTGAAGTTAAAGTAACTGCTCCTCCCCCAATGAATACAATGGAACAGCTTTTGGCCGTTCAGAATGCTGTCTCTCAAGCTGAACAGCTCATCCAAGATGGCAACGTAATTTTGCTCAAGTTTCGCGGTCTGTTGCTGTCCATTTTTCCTCAGGTGCTGTCTCATTCTTTCCCATTTTTAATGAATAATACATACACTGTTTAAATTCCAACCATAATTACCCTCTATAAAAAGTTTCTTGATTTCATAAAAACTCTCTTAAAAGTCATATATCTCCAAAGGAAAATGATAGTTTGACAATCCTGAGAGTTGTATACAAATTTTGATATGATgggtttagaaataaatatatataataaatgataagtttggaattaaatgaaaagaaaaaatattaaaacaatagtATTGAGAGTTGTaatgtaattatataaaaaattgtgggTTGTCAATGTATCATTACCCTATCTCTGATTGGTTGAGAGTGTAAAAACTTTACACCCTTGCAACATAAGTTATTAAACTCGTCAACTTTTTTGTCTAGAAAGAAGCTTGGATGTACTTAAAGTGCTATTTTTGAGAATTTCATCCAATTCATTACACACATGAGTGTCACAATATGTATGATGATGCCTGATTCCATTccatttatatgattatcagGCCACAGAGAAGTTGGCCTTTGGCCTTCTATCAACAGCATTGATTTTGGCTTTCTTGCCTTCTAAATACATAGCTCTGCTACTATTCTTGGAGATATTCACAAGATATTCGCCTCCAAGGAAAACTAGCACAGAGAGATGGACGAGGAGATTAAAGGAATGGTGGTTCAGCGTACCAGCAGCTCCTGTCACAattgaaagagataaagaggaaaagaagaaaaaatagattCATGCATGCATGGTTAAATGTGTTGTgtatatgtttttctttaatattactTTTCTATTGTATATAGAGATGTGCAAGCAAAGTAATTAATTAGAAAAATGAAATTACACTCTTCCTACGTAAAAAAACTCTTGCAGCAATGTTCGAACGCGTCTTGTTTCATTTATACCTGTGACCTGTCAATTATTATGATTTAGTACTTCTAATTTAAACAAAAAGACACAATCTTTCTTATAATTGATTATCCAAACAGACAAAATATTAGGTGGGGTTCTGAAATATTTATAACTTGTGTGGAAAACCACATAAAATTGCTGGTGGTACCTAACAATTCCCCACCTAAGGAACatgcttttaaaaaatatcatctaATACTTGAGAGCAGAACTTTTTCATCGTGTTTTTCCAAACATATACGTGTACACAAATTAAAACGCATCTACGTATAAAACCAAACATGATCCACAAAGCATGTGGAAGTTTCATATAAAAAGAAAGGATCATGTCATGGCAAACATTGCACATAGAAAGCTATATCTTTCTTCATTATTCTGAATTACAATCTATTGAAACAGAGTATCAAGGTAACAACTGAAAAAAAATCCCTGTAGATACAACTTTTCTACAAAAGCAAAACCAttataattcttaaaaaaaaagatgTTCTATCCTGAAAACTAGAACTTTTATTGACTGaaacaagaagaaaaaggtTAAACTATAATCAATGCTCATGGAACTCTTTCCTCCCTTCCAATGTGGTCCTCAAGTTATGTGAGAAGAACAGAGAATCTGAGTAATTCATCAATGGCTGACTCGAACACACGAACTTTCCCGAGCTCGGCGGCAACATGGTCACGTAAGGGTTCAACGGAGGCTCCAGCATTGCTCCCTCCCCCGCCATGAAACAAGAGTTAACTTGGTTTTCTCCTATACAATTATTCTCCTCTGTTATCACCGACGAAGCCTCGTTCTCCTCGTTTCTCACAATAATCATGCTTTCTCCATCACTCTCCTTGTCTCCTATCACCGCCGCAAGGCTCCCCCCAGACTCCTGCTTTGAAGATTGTTGCGGCGGTGGATCGTCATCGTCCTCCTCCTCTTTAGCACGAGTGAGGCCGGTGAGTTTCTGCACCAATGACATGAAATCCTTGGGCTGAGTGTGGATAACTTTTGGAGAATGTGTGTAGATGATCACAGGGTGACGTTGCTGTTGTGGTCTGTACGATGGTGTCGGCATTGCTTGTGTCATTGCATTGTTAACCAGGGAAGATGATATCGATGATGAAGATGAGGATGAGGATTGTGGGGGTGATGaagatgatttttttatcaaatggGATTCTTTGTTGATTTTCAAAGGTGGTGGAAGCAATCCATTGGTGTTGTTCTTGTTATTGGTGGTGAGTTCTTTCTTTGGATGGAACTGTGAAGGGCTCATGGCTTGAAGAAAGGTGAGAATCAGCAACAAGAGAAAAGGAAAGTAATTGGTAATGGGGTTTTCTTTAATTGGATTTGAggtgaaaagagaaaaaagtgaatagaaaaagggaaaaaaactGAAGATTAGGGTTCTGTGTGGAGATGAGAGAGGCAAAGATTTGGAGAGAGATGAGTGTGTTTCTGTATATATAGAATTTGGTTTTGCATGGCGCATGCAAGTCATGCCAATGGGGTCGTGACACGTGGGAATGTGAGAACTGGGGAAGGGCAGTTTGGGGATTTGGTTAAGATGGAAGAAGTGCTGAGGTGGCGGAAAGAGCGAAATGGCGCGAATCGGTTGAGGTGTGGGGCCCACGCGTTACTGTGAGCGGTGTTTTTCATGTGTGGTGTGGCGGCGCATACGGAGGAAGAAGTTAAGGTTGTTCTTCCATAAAACGTGGAACAATAGAGATTTCTgctttaattcatttttttttcagagaCTAATAGTGCCAGTGagaaaatatatatgaaaaaaacacacacatatatttaatttaaaatttgttaatatatatatatatatttattatagtgTTAGAATATCTCCACCAAAGAATAAAACATAGTTTATgagattattaatatttttaatttaatgatattttttacaAGTATAATTTTATACGGATAAACATCTGAATTAAAACAATGATcagatatttaaaaataaataaataaataaatttaatttttttaacatctGTTAGTATACATTTGATATAATAATTCACAGTAATTTGTTATCATATACTTATTTAAGTATCATATCAATTATCGTTTGTTACGTTAAGCAAGATTTTGAAATTCAAACCTGGAAATGCTTTTGAACATTAGAGAGAGGAatcaaattaaacaaaaaagttCTTAGCCTCTATTCCATTTTTCTAAgctaaaaatatatagtttttttttttaacttatattgTCTTTTTACTACCATCCTAagctaatttttaaaaaaaaatatttatacaatactatatatataatacatatattaaaaatcaCACAAATcaacataatataaaataaagtatatcgacctcatattaataaaatgtaatttttcaTAACCAGTATTTTTACTTGTACTAATCATATCTTATTtgagaataaatatttttttttattaatgaatttCGTGTTTAATACTATGAATATTTAAgatcataatattattttaggtATATCTTCACTACACATACCTATAAAGAACAATACACGAGGGACAACACATCTAAAAGGGTTTCACTTGAGAAAAATTCTATTAGTTGAACAATCATATATCTTTTTAAATCGATGAAAACTTTCTCACTTAAGTAGTCTCACAGAGTTTAAACAATACAAATTCAAATAGGAGAATTGGTTTTGTCTCTTTCTCACTTAAACGTTCATCCAATTTAAATGTTATTTGAAATGTTGTATCATCATCTTACAAATTCTAGAAATATTATCGTTTTTCATTAGTACTTGAGCACGAACATATTGCATGGTCTCAATTATTTCAAAATCCCATGCAATGTTATCAATCTCCCTTTAAACAACCTCTTTATTATTACTTAAGTGTTATTTGTTCTAAATGAGAAAAAATTATCTATATAATTTCTCTTTCACTCAAGTTTTAAGTAATTGTTTAAAGATTCATGGAGACATATTTACTACTTAACCAATATGTCACATGTTAAAACAATATCAAATCAAAATCACACAAATTTACATAAACATAACATGTATTATAACTTTCAACCTCAAAACATACCCATCAAGGTTTATATTTCCAATATATACACCATACATCCATATATTACTGAATGTCACTTGATTGACCAACTTaatgttttattaatatatacaaaccaaaaaaaaaaaaacaatagattcacaaaatatttttctaatccAATTTTATCGTTCTAAATGTTTTATACCTCAAATGCAACACATTCTTGTTATGAAgatcataatttttttccacaaataaaaaatgtgtcgCAACACCTATATCATTTCAAAATAATACATTACATTGATTTGAATTCACATGAAATCTTAGAATCCAtttatgttggagatcccacatcgactagagattagagtctttcattgtatataagtgggtgcaaacctcaaccctatgagtcggttttatggggttgagttaggcttaaagtccacttcgtaataattCATACTATAATGTTAATGTTAACAACCAATTTcaaatcactaaaaaaattccaaaataataaataattcacAATCTTAGTTTAATTTCCTTTATTTGGTAATTGCTTATTTAGAAACATTAAcgattttaagataaaaaaagaaaaagaaaaggttgaGATTAGAAAGAATCTACCAACCCAAATAAAATCGactaaaataactaaataaaagtCGAACCAAGTGATAAACTAATTCTCTCAACTAATTGAACttatacattttaaaacttACATACAAagtcaaaaggaaaaaaatataataaattttagaaaaaaaaaaattcgtaCCCTAAATCAAATTCTAATTAGTTGAAAATATTCTATATTCAACCACTTCTTAATTATCATAATTCAAtcgaaaaaataataaaatattattaaaaaataaaaaataaagaatgtataaaaatgtttaagaaaatataattttgaaaataaataactcttgcaattgt
This region includes:
- the LOC137836540 gene encoding VQ motif-containing protein 20-like, with the translated sequence MSPSQFHPKKELTTNNKNNTNGLLPPPLKINKESHLIKKSSSSPPQSSSSSSSSISSSLVNNAMTQAMPTPSYRPQQQRHPVIIYTHSPKVIHTQPKDFMSLVQKLTGLTRAKEEEDDDDPPPQQSSKQESGGSLAAVIGDKESDGESMIIVRNEENEASSVITEENNCIGENQVNSCFMAGEGAMLEPPLNPYVTMLPPSSGKFVCSSQPLMNYSDSLFFSHNLRTTLEGRKEFHEH